The stretch of DNA AATCCCTCAAGAGTTTGTCTTATATATTTCTCATGATTATAAGTAACACAACAAATACTTACTAATGGAATATTATCAGTTTGTTGTTCCTTAACTATTGTCATTTATTTAGAATTTTCTGTAGATTTCCCTATCTTCTTTGCAAAAGGCAATTTTTCAAAAAATTCGTACAAAATATTTGCTGTTCTCAATCCTCTTTCAAATTTATCAAGTTTAATTTTTAGTTCTTGAACATCGCTATTCAAAATAAAATTTACCGTTCTTAAATCTTCGACTGAATAAACATAAGATTCGTTAAGTGTAGAATTTTCTAAATTATGTTCCAATTTATTTTCATTTAAAAAATTGACATAATTATCATATCTTAACGAATAAGTTTTATTAAAAGCATCAAAATCTGCCTCATCGTAAATTTGTTGAATTGAGGATTTCAATTGCAATTCTTCGTACTTTAAATATGGGATATTAAAAAACTGAGCTATTTCCTGAACTCTCAGATCTCTTGCGAACATAACTGCTGGAACACCTTGTATTAATGATCCAATACAGCCATGAAGTCTAGGGCCTACTACAAAATCTCTTGTTTTAAGATAATCAAACCATTCTTGGAATGTATAATGAAAAACACCATTATTTTTAATAAGATTCATTATTTCATTATAATTCCCTTGTTTTTTATAAGCTTTTGTTTCATTTTGAAGAAGACTCCCATCATTTTGAAGATTAGAAGTAAATACAACTTCATCCAAAAAATCTTGCCCTACTAGAGGTACGGAATTTAATAAATGAAACCCTTCATTTCCTGCAATAGTTCTATGATAAACAACTGCTGGATTATTGAATGTTTTTGATTTATTAATTTTTAAATCCCTATTTAAATTCCAATACATAGTTGGACAACCAATAGGAACAACGTTTTT from Flavobacteriales bacterium encodes:
- a CDS encoding polysaccharide pyruvyl transferase family protein, producing the protein MKKTMIIGLGPEYNYPNKVELWRAENTRYASNHGASLISRALLKQFNGEHVETSEFNKIDELNEKFDQCIIAFATHITSWRDVSVYTNFIEKLKIPVYAFSLGVQDYSGSATSIIKIHPSLKRLLEIVSDRSKLLGTRGHYTASILYKNGFKNVVPIGCPTMYWNLNRDLKINKSKTFNNPAVVYHRTIAGNEGFHLLNSVPLVGQDFLDEVVFTSNLQNDGSLLQNETKAYKKQGNYNEIMNLIKNNGVFHYTFQEWFDYLKTRDFVVGPRLHGCIGSLIQGVPAVMFARDLRVQEIAQFFNIPYLKYEELQLKSSIQQIYDEADFDAFNKTYSLRYDNYVNFLNENKLEHNLENSTLNESYVYSVEDLRTVNFILNSDVQELKIKLDKFERGLRTANILYEFFEKLPFAKKIGKSTENSK